In Hermetia illucens chromosome 5, iHerIll2.2.curated.20191125, whole genome shotgun sequence, a single window of DNA contains:
- the LOC119657226 gene encoding membrane alanyl aminopeptidase-like isoform X2 gives MKQIYLLLCLLAIGFRNNNAAPASETTDSNRQSVDYRIPDTIRPSNYRISLTPYLLASDGAKRFTFDGSVAITLRAYSANLKTITLHAKDMTFSGTSLKEKISGNVITISNQTEVDLITDKFSVNLDTALKTDIDYVLAFNYSGKMGDDMEGFYKSKYTNAKGEEVYIGSTQFETHHARRAFPSFDEPKFKATFQFDITHPSHFDAISNTLPTSVINITTNTTITTFKETPIMSTFIVAFLVSDFRGRGDKDFIVIARPEAYDQTEYAYNVGPKLLKILEAFTNYPYSTHGLEKMHLAGIPDFAAGAMENWGLLTYRETGLLYDKSASTLLNQQRVAGVISHELGHQWFGNLVTCDWWGYTWLKEAFGRYFQYFTTHELEPTWEMEKQFVVDQLQSVMNMDSLAGATPLSDPSAASPDDLSRMFNSISYNKGATILRMTKHMMSESKFRAGLQKYLKDNEYDTTVPQDLFNAFDEYYTGLGNISSILKDWTEQVGYPVINIKLTNNGKSFTVSQKRFLLRSDAGDASLLYQIPLTYTTDVESNFENTNTKIILPKSTSETTIDLGNQTAKWVIANIQEVGYYRVNYDDTIWDNIRKALVSANHGKIHELNRAQIVDDVFNLGRAGLLKYERVIQILEYLKSETHYLPWYAAFQGYSYLAIRLGVTNEKYFKPYILGLLDNAYKSVGFTYNQTEKRLVTYCRANVLSWACKYGHTNCVKQSKDIYKSFMDESKPVEVNIRAAVYCTAIREGGEQEFNFLWNKYRGENVQAEQVTILTALGCSSNKTQLHKYLDLILSDAVRLQDRQTAFSGTYTSSAENVNMVWEYVQDNYKKIQSSFDSWSTLASIINGIASRFTTEEQRKSLQTFVDNHKTEFGSYASTLTSALDSVAFNIKWATESMKPFVDHLKSVGDSATTIPISTVLVLVTSYFVAFLFN, from the exons ATGAAGCAAATTTACCTGTTACTCTGCCTTTTGGCAATTGGTTTTCGAAATAATAATGCCGCTCCTGCTTCGGAGACCACCGATTCCAATAGACAAAGTGTAGACTACAGAATACCAGACACAATCCGGCCATCAAACTATAGGATCTCTCTAACACCATATTTGCTAGCATCTGACGGAGCTAAACGGTTCACTTTCGACGGATCTGTGGCAATAACACTCAGAGCTTATTCGGCCAATTTAAAGACGATCACCCTCCATGCAAAGGACATGACATTTTCCGGGACGTCACTGAAAGAGAAAATTTCTGGAAACGTGATTACAATTAGTAATCAGACAGAGGTTGACCTTATAACAgacaaatttagtgtcaacttGGATACGGCATTAAAAACCGACATAGACTATGTGCTGGCATTCAATTATTCAGGTAAAATGGGGGATGACATGGAAGGTTTCTATAAGAGCAAGTACACCAACGCAAAAGGAGAGGAGGT ATACATCGGTTCGACACAATTTGAAACCCATCACGCCCGCCGTGCATTCCCCTCTTTTGATGAACCGAAATTCAAGGCGACGTTCCAATTCGACATCACACATCCCAGTCACTTCGATGCTATTAGTAACACGCTCCCTACTAGCGTAATTAACAT AACTACCAACACCACAATTACTACCTTCAAAGAGACTCCGATTATGTCAACTTTCATAGTGGCCTTCCTCGTCTCTGACTTCAGAGGTCGAGGTGACAAGGATTTCATTGTAATCGCTCGTCCTGAAGCATATGATCAAACCGAATACGCCTACAATGTTGGACCAAAGCTGCTAAAAATTTTGGAAGCGTTTACCAACTATCCATACAGTACTCATGGTCTTGAAAAAATGCATTTAGCTGGCATACCTGACTTCGCTGCAGGAGCAATGGAAAATTGGGGTTTGCTCACATACAGGGAAACAGGTTTATTGTATGATAAATCGGCATCGACATTGCTTAATCAACAGCGGGTGGCGGGTGTAATTTCTCACGAATTGGGACATCAATGGTTTGGCAATTTGGTAACGTGCGACTGGTGGGGTTATACTTGGCTGAAAGAAGCTTTCGGAAGATACTTTCAATATTTCACAACACATGAG CTAGAGCCTACATGGGAAATGGAAAAACAGTTTGTGGTCGATCAATTGCAATCAGTAATGAATATGGATTCCTTAGCAGGAGCGACACCATTGAGTGACCCAAGTGCTGCTTCACCCGATGATCTTTCTCGTatgttcaattcaatttcatacAACAAAGGTGCTACTATTTTAAGAATGACAAAACATATGATGAGTGAATCAAAGTTCCGGGCTGGACTGCAAAAGTATCTGAAAGATAA CGAATATGACACGACTGTTCCGCAAGATCTGTTCAATGCTTTTGACGAGTATTATACTGGATTGGGAAATATTTCGTCGATATTGAAAGACTGGACAGAACAGGTTGGATATCCGGTTATAAACATAAAGTTGACGAACAATGGCAAATCATTCACAGTGTCGCAAAAACGCTTCTTATTACGAAGTGATGCCGGAGATGCGTCGCTCCTATATCAGATACCATTGACCTATACAACTGATGTTGAAAGCAATTTTGAAAACACAAACACAAAGATAATCCTTCCCAAATCCACATCCGAAACAACCATTGATTTGGGGAACCAAACTGCCAAATGGGTTATTGCTAACATTCAAGAGGTCGGCTACTACCGAGTCAACTACGATGACACCATCTGGGACAACATCCGTAAAGCTCTTGTATCAGCAAATCACGGAAAAATTCATGAGTTGAATAGGGCCCAGATTGTTGATGATGTATTTAATCTAGGACGAGCAGGTCTCCTGAAATATGAGCGGGTTATCCAGATTCTCGAATATCTTAAATCCGAGACACATTATCTTCCATGGTATGCTGCATTCCAAGGGTACAGCTATTTGGCAATTCGCCTAGGAGTAACGAATGAGAAATATTTCAAGCCTTACATCCTCGGTCTTTTGGATAACGCCTATAAGAGCGTTGGTTTCACTTACAATCAAACTGAGAAGCGTCTGGTAACCTACTGTCGTGCCAACGTCCTCTCCTGGGCTTGTAAATATGGACACACAAATTGCGTGAAACAGTCGAAAGATATCTACAAAAGTTTCATGGACGAGTCGAAACCTGTAGAGGTTAATATCCGTGCGGCTGTCTATTGTACTGCAATTCGCGAAGGCGGTGAACAAGAATTCAACTTCCTCTGGAATAAGTACAGAGGGGAGAATGTGCAAGCTGAGCAAGTCACCATATTAACTGCTTTGGGTTGTAGCAGTAATAAAACTCAATTGCATAAGTATTTGGACTTGATATTATCAGATGCAGTACGCCTACAGGATCGGCAAACAGCCTTCTCGGGAACCTATACCAGTTCCGCTGAAAATGTAAACATGGTTTGGGAGTACGTCCAggacaattataaaaaaattcaatcctC TTTCGACTCCTGGTCCACCTTGGCATCAATCATAAATGGCATCGCATCTCGCTTTACCACCGAAGAACAGCGGAAATCTCTTCAGACATTCGTAGATAATCATAAAACTGAATTCGGGTCGTACGCTTCGACTCTAACGAGTGCTCTGGATAGTGTTGCATTCAACATCAAATGGGCAACAGAATCAATGAAGCCGTTCGTGGACCATCTGAAATCTGTAGGGGACAGTGCAACGACTATTCCAATCAGTACAGTTCTAGTGCTAGTGACATCATACTTCGTGgcctttttatttaattaa
- the LOC119657226 gene encoding membrane alanyl aminopeptidase-like isoform X1 → MKQIYLLLCLLAIGFRNNNAAPASETTDSNRQSVDYRIPDTIRPSNYRISLTPYLLASDGAKRFTFDGSVAITLRAYSANLKTITLHAKDMTFSGTSLKEKISGNVITISNQTEVDLITDKFSVNLDTALKTDIDYVLAFNYSGKMGDDMEGFYKSKYTNAKGEEVYIGSTQFETHHARRAFPSFDEPKFKATFQFDITHPSHFDAISNTLPTSVINIRTTNTTITTFKETPIMSTFIVAFLVSDFRGRGDKDFIVIARPEAYDQTEYAYNVGPKLLKILEAFTNYPYSTHGLEKMHLAGIPDFAAGAMENWGLLTYRETGLLYDKSASTLLNQQRVAGVISHELGHQWFGNLVTCDWWGYTWLKEAFGRYFQYFTTHELEPTWEMEKQFVVDQLQSVMNMDSLAGATPLSDPSAASPDDLSRMFNSISYNKGATILRMTKHMMSESKFRAGLQKYLKDNEYDTTVPQDLFNAFDEYYTGLGNISSILKDWTEQVGYPVINIKLTNNGKSFTVSQKRFLLRSDAGDASLLYQIPLTYTTDVESNFENTNTKIILPKSTSETTIDLGNQTAKWVIANIQEVGYYRVNYDDTIWDNIRKALVSANHGKIHELNRAQIVDDVFNLGRAGLLKYERVIQILEYLKSETHYLPWYAAFQGYSYLAIRLGVTNEKYFKPYILGLLDNAYKSVGFTYNQTEKRLVTYCRANVLSWACKYGHTNCVKQSKDIYKSFMDESKPVEVNIRAAVYCTAIREGGEQEFNFLWNKYRGENVQAEQVTILTALGCSSNKTQLHKYLDLILSDAVRLQDRQTAFSGTYTSSAENVNMVWEYVQDNYKKIQSSFDSWSTLASIINGIASRFTTEEQRKSLQTFVDNHKTEFGSYASTLTSALDSVAFNIKWATESMKPFVDHLKSVGDSATTIPISTVLVLVTSYFVAFLFN, encoded by the exons ATGAAGCAAATTTACCTGTTACTCTGCCTTTTGGCAATTGGTTTTCGAAATAATAATGCCGCTCCTGCTTCGGAGACCACCGATTCCAATAGACAAAGTGTAGACTACAGAATACCAGACACAATCCGGCCATCAAACTATAGGATCTCTCTAACACCATATTTGCTAGCATCTGACGGAGCTAAACGGTTCACTTTCGACGGATCTGTGGCAATAACACTCAGAGCTTATTCGGCCAATTTAAAGACGATCACCCTCCATGCAAAGGACATGACATTTTCCGGGACGTCACTGAAAGAGAAAATTTCTGGAAACGTGATTACAATTAGTAATCAGACAGAGGTTGACCTTATAACAgacaaatttagtgtcaacttGGATACGGCATTAAAAACCGACATAGACTATGTGCTGGCATTCAATTATTCAGGTAAAATGGGGGATGACATGGAAGGTTTCTATAAGAGCAAGTACACCAACGCAAAAGGAGAGGAGGT ATACATCGGTTCGACACAATTTGAAACCCATCACGCCCGCCGTGCATTCCCCTCTTTTGATGAACCGAAATTCAAGGCGACGTTCCAATTCGACATCACACATCCCAGTCACTTCGATGCTATTAGTAACACGCTCCCTACTAGCGTAATTAACAT cAGAACTACCAACACCACAATTACTACCTTCAAAGAGACTCCGATTATGTCAACTTTCATAGTGGCCTTCCTCGTCTCTGACTTCAGAGGTCGAGGTGACAAGGATTTCATTGTAATCGCTCGTCCTGAAGCATATGATCAAACCGAATACGCCTACAATGTTGGACCAAAGCTGCTAAAAATTTTGGAAGCGTTTACCAACTATCCATACAGTACTCATGGTCTTGAAAAAATGCATTTAGCTGGCATACCTGACTTCGCTGCAGGAGCAATGGAAAATTGGGGTTTGCTCACATACAGGGAAACAGGTTTATTGTATGATAAATCGGCATCGACATTGCTTAATCAACAGCGGGTGGCGGGTGTAATTTCTCACGAATTGGGACATCAATGGTTTGGCAATTTGGTAACGTGCGACTGGTGGGGTTATACTTGGCTGAAAGAAGCTTTCGGAAGATACTTTCAATATTTCACAACACATGAG CTAGAGCCTACATGGGAAATGGAAAAACAGTTTGTGGTCGATCAATTGCAATCAGTAATGAATATGGATTCCTTAGCAGGAGCGACACCATTGAGTGACCCAAGTGCTGCTTCACCCGATGATCTTTCTCGTatgttcaattcaatttcatacAACAAAGGTGCTACTATTTTAAGAATGACAAAACATATGATGAGTGAATCAAAGTTCCGGGCTGGACTGCAAAAGTATCTGAAAGATAA CGAATATGACACGACTGTTCCGCAAGATCTGTTCAATGCTTTTGACGAGTATTATACTGGATTGGGAAATATTTCGTCGATATTGAAAGACTGGACAGAACAGGTTGGATATCCGGTTATAAACATAAAGTTGACGAACAATGGCAAATCATTCACAGTGTCGCAAAAACGCTTCTTATTACGAAGTGATGCCGGAGATGCGTCGCTCCTATATCAGATACCATTGACCTATACAACTGATGTTGAAAGCAATTTTGAAAACACAAACACAAAGATAATCCTTCCCAAATCCACATCCGAAACAACCATTGATTTGGGGAACCAAACTGCCAAATGGGTTATTGCTAACATTCAAGAGGTCGGCTACTACCGAGTCAACTACGATGACACCATCTGGGACAACATCCGTAAAGCTCTTGTATCAGCAAATCACGGAAAAATTCATGAGTTGAATAGGGCCCAGATTGTTGATGATGTATTTAATCTAGGACGAGCAGGTCTCCTGAAATATGAGCGGGTTATCCAGATTCTCGAATATCTTAAATCCGAGACACATTATCTTCCATGGTATGCTGCATTCCAAGGGTACAGCTATTTGGCAATTCGCCTAGGAGTAACGAATGAGAAATATTTCAAGCCTTACATCCTCGGTCTTTTGGATAACGCCTATAAGAGCGTTGGTTTCACTTACAATCAAACTGAGAAGCGTCTGGTAACCTACTGTCGTGCCAACGTCCTCTCCTGGGCTTGTAAATATGGACACACAAATTGCGTGAAACAGTCGAAAGATATCTACAAAAGTTTCATGGACGAGTCGAAACCTGTAGAGGTTAATATCCGTGCGGCTGTCTATTGTACTGCAATTCGCGAAGGCGGTGAACAAGAATTCAACTTCCTCTGGAATAAGTACAGAGGGGAGAATGTGCAAGCTGAGCAAGTCACCATATTAACTGCTTTGGGTTGTAGCAGTAATAAAACTCAATTGCATAAGTATTTGGACTTGATATTATCAGATGCAGTACGCCTACAGGATCGGCAAACAGCCTTCTCGGGAACCTATACCAGTTCCGCTGAAAATGTAAACATGGTTTGGGAGTACGTCCAggacaattataaaaaaattcaatcctC TTTCGACTCCTGGTCCACCTTGGCATCAATCATAAATGGCATCGCATCTCGCTTTACCACCGAAGAACAGCGGAAATCTCTTCAGACATTCGTAGATAATCATAAAACTGAATTCGGGTCGTACGCTTCGACTCTAACGAGTGCTCTGGATAGTGTTGCATTCAACATCAAATGGGCAACAGAATCAATGAAGCCGTTCGTGGACCATCTGAAATCTGTAGGGGACAGTGCAACGACTATTCCAATCAGTACAGTTCTAGTGCTAGTGACATCATACTTCGTGgcctttttatttaattaa